In a single window of the Pseudogemmatithrix spongiicola genome:
- the groES gene encoding co-chaperone GroES, which produces MAAKTAAAQKVAPLADRVVVKALEETETMRGGLYIPDTAKEKPQQGEVIAVGPGRTEDGKRVAMEVKAGDKVLYGKYSGTEVSIDGEQLLILRESDILAIVNN; this is translated from the coding sequence ATGGCAGCGAAGACTGCGGCCGCCCAGAAGGTCGCGCCCCTCGCCGATCGCGTGGTCGTCAAGGCGCTCGAAGAGACCGAGACGATGCGTGGCGGGCTCTACATCCCGGATACCGCCAAGGAAAAGCCCCAGCAGGGCGAAGTGATCGCGGTCGGCCCCGGCCGCACCGAGGACGGCAAGCGGGTCGCGATGGAAGTGAAGGCCGGCGACAAGGTGCTCTACGGCAAGTACTCCGGCACCGAAGTGAGCATCGACGGCGAACAGCTCCTGATCCTCCGCGAGAGCGACATCCTCGCGATCGTCAACAACTAA
- a CDS encoding NADPH-dependent F420 reductase: MHIAILGAGKVGQTLGARFREVGHDVRYAVRNPADPKYAVLGAAARPVADAVRDAELVLLATPWSAAEAAIVGAGSLAGKILVDATNPIGAGGVLTHGRDDSGAEQVARWAPGARVVKAFNTIGREVMANATFQGRPAVLWLCGDDAAATRVVADLAAAIGFGRWYSVHWRGQGCWSRRRCSGSGRPAWWGPASSRGESCAGAEVRLPIRRFGLAKTTARDLSIWQGNIVVTRYWTYSYGGAAVWCPHLTGMRFASSLRCC, from the coding sequence ATGCACATCGCAATCCTCGGCGCCGGCAAAGTCGGCCAGACCCTCGGCGCCCGATTCCGCGAGGTCGGCCACGATGTCCGCTATGCCGTGCGGAACCCTGCCGACCCGAAGTACGCGGTGCTCGGCGCGGCGGCGCGTCCCGTCGCCGACGCCGTCCGCGACGCTGAGCTCGTACTGCTCGCCACGCCATGGTCGGCCGCCGAGGCCGCCATCGTCGGCGCAGGGTCGCTGGCCGGCAAGATCCTCGTCGACGCCACCAATCCGATCGGCGCCGGCGGCGTGCTCACGCACGGGCGCGACGACTCCGGGGCGGAGCAGGTGGCCCGGTGGGCTCCCGGTGCCCGCGTGGTGAAGGCCTTCAACACCATTGGGCGTGAGGTGATGGCCAACGCCACGTTCCAGGGTCGGCCGGCGGTGCTCTGGCTCTGCGGCGACGATGCCGCCGCGACGCGCGTCGTCGCCGATCTGGCCGCGGCCATCGGGTTCGGCCGCTGGTACTCGGTCCACTGGCGCGGGCAAGGGTGCTGGAGCCGGCGGCGCTGCTCTGGATCGGGTCGACCGGCGTGGTGGGGACCCGCGAGTTCGCGTGGGGAGTCTTGCGCCGGGGCTGAGGTTCGCCTGCCAATCCGACGTTTTGGTCTCGCCAAAACTACCGCGCGGGATTTGTCAATCTGGCAGGGCAACATCGTTGTAACCCGTTACTGGACATACTCTTATGGGGGCGCCGCGGTTTGGTGCCCCCATTTGACTGGCATGCGGTTTGCGAGTAGCTTACGGTGTTGTTAG
- a CDS encoding putative sugar nucleotidyl transferase: MTGFVLYDDATARDFAPFALTRPAGELRAGAALTRERWTRIFGAAATGFVGAPHLRQFAEFDAPPAVESRLAAGTWLVNARCVPRLDVLALAAPEAHEIATLRCGGRVAAVRLTRELAAHDLADGRLALEALAQGPARDIDGWWLDHVWDLVALLPNMLAADATALLPAQPDARGIHVIGAHAVHVAADATIEPYVVADTSAGPIVIERGAHVLAFTRLVGPCVIGAGSSVMGGRLACCSIGPAVKVSGEMSLTIMIGHANKGHDGFVGHSVIGRWANLGAGTITSNLKNSYGEVTLWTPSGVQRTGQQFLGSLIGDHAKTGIGTRLSTGSVIGAAANVFGTRMPPKVVAPFAWGDGEPWETFALDRFLVVAARVMGRRGVTPAADAGAHWARVFAARDGA; this comes from the coding sequence ATGACGGGATTCGTGCTGTACGACGACGCGACGGCCCGCGACTTCGCGCCGTTCGCGCTCACCCGCCCCGCGGGCGAACTGCGCGCCGGCGCTGCGCTCACGCGCGAACGGTGGACGCGGATCTTCGGCGCTGCCGCGACGGGCTTCGTCGGCGCTCCGCACCTGCGGCAGTTCGCCGAGTTCGACGCGCCTCCCGCCGTGGAGTCGCGCCTCGCGGCCGGGACCTGGCTGGTGAACGCCCGCTGCGTGCCGCGGCTCGACGTGCTCGCGCTCGCCGCGCCGGAGGCGCACGAGATCGCCACGTTGCGCTGCGGAGGCCGCGTCGCCGCCGTGCGCCTCACGCGCGAGCTTGCCGCGCACGATCTCGCCGACGGTCGCCTCGCCCTCGAGGCGCTGGCGCAGGGCCCGGCGCGCGACATCGACGGCTGGTGGCTGGACCACGTGTGGGACCTCGTGGCGCTGCTGCCGAACATGCTCGCCGCCGATGCGACGGCCCTGTTGCCGGCGCAGCCGGATGCGCGTGGCATCCATGTGATCGGCGCGCACGCGGTGCACGTCGCGGCCGATGCGACCATTGAGCCCTACGTCGTCGCCGACACGAGCGCCGGCCCGATCGTCATCGAGCGCGGCGCACACGTGCTCGCGTTCACGCGCTTGGTCGGGCCCTGCGTGATCGGTGCCGGCAGCAGCGTGATGGGCGGGCGCCTCGCCTGCTGCAGCATCGGCCCCGCCGTGAAGGTCAGCGGCGAGATGTCGCTCACGATCATGATTGGCCACGCGAACAAGGGACACGACGGCTTCGTCGGCCACAGCGTGATCGGTCGATGGGCGAACCTCGGCGCGGGGACGATCACGAGCAACCTCAAGAACTCGTACGGCGAGGTGACGCTGTGGACGCCAAGCGGCGTGCAGCGCACGGGCCAGCAGTTCCTCGGCAGCCTGATCGGCGACCATGCGAAGACCGGCATCGGCACGCGACTGAGCACCGGCAGCGTGATCGGCGCGGCGGCGAACGTGTTCGGCACCCGGATGCCGCCCAAGGTCGTCGCGCCCTTCGCGTGGGGCGACGGAGAGCCATGGGAGACCTTCGCCCTGGACCGCTTCCTCGTGGTCGCGGCACGCGTGATGGGACGCCGTGGCGTCACGCCGGCCGCGGACGCCGGCGCGCATTGGGCGCGCGTCTTCGCCGCGCGCGACGGCGCGTGA
- the groL gene encoding chaperonin GroEL (60 kDa chaperone family; promotes refolding of misfolded polypeptides especially under stressful conditions; forms two stacked rings of heptamers to form a barrel-shaped 14mer; ends can be capped by GroES; misfolded proteins enter the barrel where they are refolded when GroES binds), with translation MAAKELHFNVEARAALKRGVDQLAEAVKVTLGPKGRNVVIDKKFGAPTVTKDGVSVAKEIELADPIENMGAQMVKEVATKTSDLAGDGTTTATVLAQAIFREGLKNVTAGANPMAIKRGIDKAVTAIVEELKKLSVPTSGKKEIAQVGTISANNDKEIGDLIAEAMEKVGKDGVITVEEAKGLETTLETVDGMQFDRGYLSPYFITDPDKMEAVLEDAHILIHDKKISSMKDLLPVLEKVAQTGKPLLIIAEDIEGEALATLVVNKLRGTLRVAAVKAPGFGDRRKAMLEDIATLTKGNVISEEIGFKLENAVLTDLGRAKRIVIDKDNTTVIDGYGEADKIKARIKEIEVAIEKSTSDYDKEKLQERKAKLAGGVAVINVGAATESEMKEKKARVEDALHATRAAVEEGIVPGGGVALVRAQSALKGIKLEADEQIGVDIIRRAIEEPIRMIVQNAGGEGSIVVEKVRASKDKNFGYNAFSDTYEDLVLAGVIDPTKVTRTALQNAASIASLLLTTEALIVEKKEKEPAAPAAPGGGMGGMY, from the coding sequence ATGGCTGCGAAGGAACTGCATTTCAATGTTGAGGCTCGTGCCGCGCTCAAGCGTGGCGTGGACCAGCTTGCCGAGGCGGTGAAGGTCACGCTCGGCCCCAAGGGCCGCAACGTCGTGATCGACAAGAAGTTCGGCGCCCCGACGGTCACCAAGGACGGCGTGTCCGTCGCGAAGGAGATCGAGCTCGCCGATCCGATCGAGAACATGGGCGCGCAGATGGTGAAGGAAGTCGCGACCAAGACGTCGGACCTCGCCGGTGACGGCACGACGACCGCCACGGTCCTCGCCCAGGCGATCTTCCGCGAAGGCCTCAAGAACGTGACGGCCGGGGCGAACCCGATGGCCATCAAGCGCGGCATCGACAAGGCCGTCACGGCCATCGTCGAGGAGCTCAAGAAGCTCTCCGTCCCGACCTCCGGCAAGAAGGAGATCGCGCAGGTCGGCACCATCTCCGCGAACAACGACAAGGAGATCGGTGACCTGATCGCCGAGGCGATGGAGAAGGTCGGCAAGGACGGCGTCATCACCGTCGAAGAGGCCAAGGGCCTCGAGACGACGCTGGAGACGGTCGACGGCATGCAGTTCGACCGCGGCTACCTCTCGCCGTACTTCATCACCGATCCGGACAAGATGGAGGCCGTCCTCGAGGACGCCCACATCCTCATCCACGACAAGAAGATTTCCTCGATGAAGGACCTGCTCCCGGTGCTGGAGAAGGTCGCGCAGACGGGCAAGCCGCTGCTCATCATCGCCGAGGACATCGAGGGCGAGGCGCTGGCCACGCTCGTCGTGAACAAGCTCCGCGGCACGCTGCGCGTCGCCGCCGTGAAGGCCCCGGGCTTCGGTGATCGCCGCAAGGCGATGCTCGAGGACATCGCGACCCTCACGAAGGGCAACGTGATCTCCGAGGAGATCGGCTTCAAGCTCGAGAACGCGGTCCTCACGGACCTCGGCCGCGCGAAGCGCATCGTCATCGACAAGGACAACACGACCGTCATCGACGGCTACGGCGAGGCCGACAAGATCAAGGCCCGCATCAAGGAGATCGAAGTCGCCATCGAGAAGTCGACCAGCGACTACGACAAGGAGAAGCTCCAGGAGCGCAAGGCGAAGCTCGCGGGCGGTGTGGCCGTGATCAACGTCGGTGCCGCCACCGAGAGCGAGATGAAGGAGAAGAAGGCCCGCGTCGAGGACGCGCTGCACGCCACGCGCGCGGCCGTCGAGGAAGGCATCGTCCCGGGCGGCGGCGTCGCGCTCGTGCGCGCGCAGTCCGCGCTCAAGGGCATCAAGCTCGAGGCCGACGAGCAGATCGGCGTCGACATCATCCGTCGCGCCATCGAGGAGCCGATCCGCATGATCGTGCAGAACGCGGGCGGCGAAGGCTCGATCGTCGTCGAGAAGGTGCGCGCCTCGAAGGACAAGAACTTCGGCTACAACGCCTTCAGCGACACCTACGAGGACCTCGTCCTCGCCGGCGTCATCGACCCGACGAAGGTGACCCGCACGGCGCTGCAGAACGCCGCGTCGATCGCCTCGCTCCTCCTCACGACGGAAGCGCTCATCGTCGAGAAGAAGGAGAAGGAGCCCGCCGCACCGGCCGCGCCGGGCGGCGGAATGGGTGGCATGTACTGA
- a CDS encoding carbonic anhydrase yields MESFKTLIANNRAWASEMLAQDPEFFKRTESGQAPHFLMIGCSDSRVPLERMTGALPGDMFVHRNIGNQVWSTDVNVLSVLHYAINVLDVPHVIVCGHDNCGALKAAMGPASNGVVDHWLSDIRNTLRWHKDQLDAVSDPKEKLAKLAELNVLQQLGILSRTPVIRDAWERGKRPMLHGWVYDIASGLIRIVADQIDSSEKAAELLPNN; encoded by the coding sequence GTGGAATCGTTCAAGACCCTCATTGCCAACAATCGCGCCTGGGCGAGCGAGATGCTCGCGCAGGACCCCGAGTTCTTCAAGCGCACGGAGTCGGGCCAGGCCCCGCACTTCCTCATGATCGGCTGCTCCGACAGCCGCGTCCCGCTGGAGCGCATGACTGGCGCGCTGCCGGGCGACATGTTCGTGCACCGCAACATCGGCAACCAGGTCTGGAGCACCGACGTCAACGTGCTCTCGGTGCTGCACTACGCCATCAACGTGCTCGACGTGCCGCACGTGATCGTCTGCGGCCACGACAACTGCGGCGCGCTCAAGGCCGCGATGGGCCCCGCGTCGAACGGCGTCGTGGACCACTGGCTCTCGGACATCCGCAACACGCTGCGTTGGCACAAGGACCAGCTGGACGCGGTATCCGACCCGAAGGAGAAGCTCGCGAAGCTGGCCGAGCTGAACGTGCTGCAGCAGCTCGGCATCCTCTCGCGTACGCCGGTCATCCGTGATGCGTGGGAGCGCGGCAAGCGACCGATGCTGCATGGCTGGGTGTACGACATCGCGTCGGGGCTCATCCGGATCGTGGCGGATCAGATCGATTCGTCGGAGAAGGCGGCGGAACTGCTGCCGAACAACTGA
- a CDS encoding MBL fold metallo-hydrolase — protein MRIWSLGSGSRGNALVVGSGDRLVLVDCGFGPRALVTRLKAVGLVPEMIEALLLTHEHQDHADGAAKAQHKWRWPVYASAGTHAALRDIPAKHRVVLQAGAAQTVGAFTVEATPVPHDAREPMAFALTATASGARVGIAHDLGAVPPALERLFARCDALCLEANHDGEMLRHGPYPRALQDRIRGGRGHIDNAESGALARRLSHPGLKALALLHLSETNNTPSLAARSVNAVLGSSRVQAHPAAGRSAELLFALEAATRTTQFSLAL, from the coding sequence GTGAGGATCTGGTCACTCGGCTCCGGGAGTCGCGGCAACGCACTGGTCGTCGGGAGCGGCGATCGTCTCGTACTCGTCGACTGCGGATTCGGCCCACGCGCGTTGGTGACGCGACTCAAGGCGGTGGGCCTCGTGCCGGAGATGATCGAGGCGCTGCTGCTCACGCACGAGCACCAGGATCACGCCGATGGTGCGGCCAAGGCGCAGCACAAGTGGCGCTGGCCCGTGTACGCGAGCGCCGGAACGCACGCCGCGCTGCGCGACATTCCCGCCAAGCATCGCGTCGTGCTGCAGGCGGGAGCCGCACAGACGGTCGGCGCCTTCACCGTGGAGGCGACGCCGGTGCCGCATGACGCCCGCGAGCCGATGGCGTTCGCGCTCACCGCGACGGCGAGCGGGGCGCGTGTCGGCATCGCCCACGACCTCGGCGCGGTGCCTCCGGCACTGGAGCGGCTGTTCGCGCGCTGCGATGCGCTGTGCCTCGAGGCCAACCATGACGGTGAGATGCTGCGCCACGGCCCCTATCCGCGGGCGCTGCAAGATCGGATTCGGGGCGGCCGCGGCCACATCGACAACGCCGAATCGGGCGCGCTGGCACGGCGGTTGTCGCACCCGGGCCTCAAGGCCCTGGCATTGTTGCACCTCAGCGAAACGAACAATACGCCATCGCTGGCTGCACGCAGCGTGAACGCCGTGCTGGGGTCGTCTCGCGTGCAGGCGCATCCGGCGGCAGGGCGGAGCGCCGAGCTGCTCTTCGCCCTCGAGGCCGCGACGCGCACCACGCAGTTTTCGCTCGCGTTGTAG
- a CDS encoding type III pantothenate kinase codes for MLLVADVGNTETTLGLAEGERIVAHWRVTTEANRTPDEVFLLLHSLLQASGRAGSKLRGAAIGSVVPGVTMALAEAASRMSETPAVVVDARSPLGITLAVDEPMTVGADRIINTLAASRMYRSDCIVVDLGTATTYDCITKDGVFLGGVIQPGVKTSAETLFRRTAKLAATELQAPAKVIGTRTEECIRAGVVFGAADSVTGIVNRIIASWPNAGRPKVVATGGLAVVIQPHCPIIELVDPDLTLHGLRMAHEILSGAR; via the coding sequence ATGCTCCTCGTCGCCGACGTCGGCAACACCGAAACCACGCTGGGTCTCGCCGAAGGCGAACGCATCGTCGCGCACTGGCGCGTGACGACCGAGGCGAACCGCACGCCCGACGAGGTCTTCCTCCTGCTGCACAGCTTGCTGCAGGCCTCCGGGCGCGCGGGCAGCAAGCTGCGCGGCGCCGCCATCGGCTCCGTCGTGCCCGGCGTGACGATGGCGCTGGCCGAAGCCGCGTCGCGCATGAGCGAGACGCCCGCCGTCGTCGTCGATGCGCGCTCGCCGCTGGGCATCACGCTCGCCGTCGACGAACCGATGACCGTCGGCGCCGATCGCATCATCAACACGCTCGCCGCGAGCCGCATGTACCGGAGCGATTGCATCGTCGTCGATCTGGGCACCGCCACGACCTACGATTGCATCACCAAGGATGGGGTGTTCCTCGGAGGCGTCATCCAGCCCGGCGTGAAGACCTCGGCGGAGACGCTGTTCCGGCGCACCGCCAAACTTGCGGCGACGGAGTTGCAGGCGCCCGCGAAGGTGATCGGCACGCGCACCGAGGAGTGCATCCGGGCGGGCGTCGTGTTCGGCGCCGCCGACAGCGTGACGGGGATCGTGAACCGCATCATCGCGAGCTGGCCGAATGCCGGGCGGCCCAAGGTCGTGGCGACGGGTGGGCTGGCGGTGGTCATCCAGCCGCACTGCCCGATCATCGAACTCGTCGATCCGGATCTCACGCTGCACGGCCTGCGCATGGCCCACGAGATCCTCAGCGGCGCGCGCTAA
- a CDS encoding SulP family inorganic anion transporter, with amino-acid sequence MQRTISWRHDVPASIVVFLVAVPLCLGIALASGAPLFSGIIAGIVGGLVVGLISDSQLMVSGPAAGLTAIVLAAITDLGGFEIFLAAVVLAGAMQVAFGLLRAGVIGYYFPTAVIKGMLSAIGLILIMKQIPHAIGYDADAMADDTYMQGTAETAFTGVAEAFRHIQWGAAIIALIALPLLFAWGKGPLKRLKDIPAPLFIVLFGIGMNAAFTAFAPSLAIGPTHLVSVPVPDSLGSFFGQFMFPDWSAMLQPAVWQVALTLAVVASLESLLSLQATDEMDPWHREANTDRELLAQGIGNFTSGLIGGLPVTGVIVRSATNISAGARTRWSGVLHGLWLLVAALAIPGLLNTIPLAALAAVLIHVGYKLANPVLFKAALQRGRTYAFSFFFTVGVILVTDLLRGILVGLAVGVVAILRDHVQSPPYTEVSAPGAVLKRLQLHDNVNFLHKAALATMLEALPEGSRIELDARRTRRLDADVLEVIGNFQRLAPQRNIDLRLVGFPPVAP; translated from the coding sequence ATGCAGCGAACGATTTCCTGGCGGCACGACGTGCCGGCCTCCATCGTGGTGTTCCTCGTGGCGGTGCCGCTGTGCTTGGGCATCGCGCTCGCCTCCGGCGCCCCGCTGTTCTCCGGCATCATCGCCGGCATCGTCGGCGGACTCGTCGTCGGGTTGATTTCCGACTCGCAGTTGATGGTGAGCGGCCCGGCGGCCGGGCTGACGGCCATCGTGCTCGCCGCGATCACGGACCTCGGCGGATTCGAGATCTTCCTCGCGGCGGTCGTGCTGGCGGGCGCGATGCAGGTCGCGTTCGGCCTGCTGCGGGCCGGCGTCATTGGCTACTACTTCCCGACCGCCGTCATCAAGGGCATGCTCTCGGCGATCGGGCTGATCCTGATCATGAAGCAGATCCCGCACGCGATCGGCTATGACGCCGATGCGATGGCGGATGACACCTACATGCAGGGCACGGCCGAGACCGCGTTCACGGGTGTGGCGGAGGCCTTCCGGCATATCCAGTGGGGCGCGGCGATCATCGCCTTGATCGCCCTGCCGCTGCTCTTCGCGTGGGGCAAGGGGCCGCTGAAGCGGCTGAAGGACATCCCCGCCCCGCTGTTCATCGTGCTGTTCGGCATCGGCATGAACGCCGCGTTCACGGCGTTCGCCCCGTCGCTGGCGATCGGCCCGACGCATCTGGTGAGCGTGCCGGTCCCGGATTCGCTCGGGTCGTTCTTCGGGCAGTTCATGTTCCCCGATTGGAGCGCAATGCTGCAGCCGGCCGTGTGGCAGGTGGCATTGACGCTCGCCGTCGTGGCCTCGTTGGAATCGTTGCTGTCGCTGCAGGCGACGGACGAGATGGATCCCTGGCATCGCGAGGCGAACACGGATCGCGAGTTGCTCGCGCAGGGCATCGGCAACTTCACGTCGGGCCTCATCGGCGGTCTCCCGGTGACGGGCGTCATCGTCCGATCGGCCACGAACATCAGCGCCGGCGCCCGCACACGGTGGTCGGGCGTGCTGCACGGCCTCTGGCTGCTCGTGGCGGCGCTGGCCATTCCCGGCCTCTTGAACACCATTCCGCTGGCGGCGCTGGCCGCGGTGCTGATCCACGTCGGCTACAAGCTGGCGAACCCGGTGCTCTTCAAGGCGGCGCTGCAGCGCGGTCGCACCTACGCCTTCTCGTTCTTCTTCACCGTCGGCGTGATCCTCGTGACCGACCTGCTGCGGGGCATCCTCGTCGGCCTGGCCGTCGGTGTCGTCGCCATCCTGCGTGACCACGTGCAGAGCCCGCCGTACACCGAGGTGAGCGCCCCGGGCGCCGTGCTCAAGCGCCTGCAGTTGCATGACAACGTGAACTTCCTGCACAAGGCGGCGCTGGCGACGATGCTCGAGGCGCTACCCGAGGGTTCGCGCATCGAACTCGATGCGCGGCGCACGCGCCGGCTCGACGCCGACGTGCTCGAGGTGATCGGCAACTTCCAGCGGCTCGCGCCGCAGCGCAACATCGACCTGCGGCTCGTGGGCTTCCCGCCCGTGGCCCCGTAA
- a CDS encoding mannose-1-phosphate guanylyltransferase produces MSAPLFAVVLAGGVGSRFWPLSTPARPKQLLPLVGSQTMLEDTVARLDGLVPRDRVLILTSTQLAPAIRATLPWLAADQVLEEPRAAGTAAALAWAAVEVRRRGGADAAMLSVHADAAIGDDAAFRRVLAAAASAAVTHDALVTVGIIPTEPNPGLGYIEPGAALDAQCARVARFLEKPDRAKAEQLVGAGCLWNSGIFAWKAATFLAEVTAHAPELAAAMGAAATGREAFFAAVHDTVSVDVGVLERSAKVAVVRGGFGWDDVGTWGALRRVRPRDAFGNAVHGAAHLVQARDNVVHAEHGRVVLYGVQDLVVVVRDGLTMVTTIAHADQLKQMLDALPAEVRDQR; encoded by the coding sequence ATGAGCGCGCCTTTGTTCGCCGTGGTGCTCGCCGGCGGCGTGGGCTCGCGCTTCTGGCCGTTGTCGACGCCGGCACGGCCGAAGCAGTTGCTGCCGTTGGTCGGCAGCCAGACGATGCTCGAGGACACGGTCGCCCGCCTCGACGGCCTCGTGCCGCGCGACCGCGTGCTGATCCTCACCAGCACGCAGCTCGCGCCGGCGATCCGCGCCACGCTGCCGTGGCTCGCGGCCGACCAGGTGCTCGAGGAGCCGCGCGCCGCGGGGACCGCCGCCGCGCTGGCGTGGGCGGCGGTCGAGGTCCGCCGGCGCGGCGGCGCCGACGCGGCCATGCTGTCGGTGCACGCGGATGCCGCCATCGGCGACGACGCCGCGTTCCGGCGCGTGCTCGCGGCGGCGGCGAGCGCCGCCGTCACGCACGACGCGCTCGTCACCGTCGGCATCATCCCGACCGAGCCCAACCCCGGCCTCGGCTACATCGAGCCCGGCGCGGCGCTGGATGCGCAGTGTGCCCGCGTAGCGCGCTTCCTCGAGAAGCCGGATCGCGCGAAGGCCGAGCAGTTGGTCGGCGCGGGCTGCCTGTGGAATTCGGGCATCTTCGCGTGGAAGGCCGCGACCTTCCTCGCCGAAGTCACGGCCCATGCGCCGGAGCTCGCCGCCGCGATGGGAGCGGCGGCGACGGGACGCGAAGCGTTCTTCGCCGCCGTGCATGACACCGTGAGCGTGGACGTCGGGGTGCTCGAACGCAGCGCGAAGGTCGCCGTCGTCCGCGGCGGCTTCGGCTGGGACGACGTCGGGACCTGGGGCGCGCTGCGCCGCGTGCGTCCGCGCGACGCATTCGGCAATGCGGTGCACGGCGCCGCGCATCTCGTGCAGGCGCGCGACAACGTCGTGCACGCCGAGCATGGGCGCGTGGTGCTCTACGGCGTGCAGGATCTCGTCGTCGTGGTGCGGGACGGCCTCACGATGGTGACGACCATCGCCCACGCCGACCAATTGAAGCAGATGCTCGACGCACTTCCGGCGGAGGTCCGCGACCAGCGATGA
- a CDS encoding carboxypeptidase-like regulatory domain-containing protein: MTHTRRALREIRLAAVSALGALFLLGARGASPVQAQVVSGSVVDSASRQPIPGAVIQLLGANGEEHGRGLSDARGAFVVRVRGDVRRVRIVRIGFSPRLLDVSIAAAEPATRALGDIAMRRIPAFLDPVRVVAAQCRGRSNRGRSPIALIEQARAGLLTSVVTRDQNPATMRRLTYERLFEGDSRRPTEQIVRSDSSTQQTRSFRAAQDAGSFVESGFVQPLGDEQIFFAPDADVLLDDRFAAGYCFRVMPRDRDRPREIGLGFEPATRRAGRVDVEGALWIDTVARELRELSFRYVGLNRRIEALGPGGSVSFQTLPNGLVIVDRWSMYLIGEVPDTLASSRPGTVRLSARLVEVRNGGELAAARWSDGTEWRAALGTVTGSARWRDGRPASGATLALGDTPFRTVVTDAGQYTFEGLLPGSYTVFVDDSALLSIGLDMPTSQRVTTDRDSTRLELILPTRADVAGRHCPASGPFDPNNRTLFLGRALRTDRAPIEDAIWGVRLNTPEGWVEVAKDGRTGSNGLMPYCTGLRRGAELEVTVRTPEGLVDVQRRRLTEPATIVPFVFPMP, translated from the coding sequence ATGACGCATACACGACGTGCCCTGCGTGAGATTCGCCTCGCCGCAGTCTCCGCGCTCGGCGCCCTGTTCCTGCTCGGCGCGCGCGGTGCATCGCCGGTGCAGGCGCAGGTGGTCAGCGGAAGCGTGGTGGACAGCGCCAGTCGCCAACCGATTCCGGGCGCGGTCATCCAGTTGCTGGGCGCCAACGGCGAAGAGCACGGGCGTGGGCTCAGCGACGCCCGCGGGGCCTTCGTAGTGCGGGTGCGCGGTGATGTCCGACGCGTGCGCATCGTGCGCATCGGGTTCTCGCCGCGCCTCCTCGACGTCAGCATCGCCGCGGCGGAGCCCGCGACCCGCGCCCTCGGTGACATCGCCATGCGGCGCATTCCGGCCTTTCTCGATCCGGTCCGCGTCGTGGCGGCGCAGTGCCGCGGACGCTCGAATCGCGGACGCTCCCCGATCGCGTTGATCGAGCAGGCACGCGCCGGGCTGCTGACCTCGGTGGTGACGCGCGACCAGAATCCGGCGACGATGCGCCGTCTCACGTATGAGCGACTCTTTGAGGGCGACAGCCGACGCCCCACGGAGCAGATCGTGCGCAGCGATTCCTCGACCCAGCAAACGCGCAGCTTCCGTGCGGCGCAGGACGCCGGCAGCTTCGTCGAGTCAGGATTCGTCCAGCCGTTGGGCGACGAGCAGATCTTCTTCGCCCCGGACGCCGACGTGCTGCTCGACGATCGCTTCGCGGCGGGGTATTGCTTCCGCGTGATGCCGCGCGACCGCGACCGCCCGCGTGAGATCGGGCTGGGCTTCGAGCCGGCGACGCGGCGCGCCGGACGCGTCGATGTGGAAGGCGCCCTGTGGATCGACACCGTCGCGCGCGAGCTGCGCGAGCTCTCGTTCCGCTACGTGGGTTTGAATCGACGCATCGAGGCGCTCGGCCCGGGCGGGAGCGTCTCGTTCCAGACGCTGCCCAACGGCCTCGTCATCGTGGACCGCTGGTCCATGTACCTGATTGGTGAAGTGCCGGACACGCTCGCGTCCTCCCGACCGGGGACGGTTCGCCTCAGCGCCCGGCTGGTCGAGGTGCGCAACGGCGGCGAACTCGCCGCGGCGCGGTGGAGTGACGGCACCGAATGGCGCGCGGCGCTGGGCACGGTGACGGGATCGGCCCGCTGGCGCGATGGCCGGCCCGCCAGCGGCGCGACGCTCGCCCTCGGCGATACGCCATTCCGCACGGTGGTCACGGACGCCGGGCAGTACACCTTCGAGGGACTCCTGCCCGGCTCGTACACGGTATTCGTCGACGATTCCGCATTGCTGAGCATCGGCCTCGACATGCCGACGTCGCAGCGCGTCACGACGGACCGCGATTCAACGCGCTTGGAACTCATCCTGCCGACGCGCGCCGACGTGGCGGGTCGCCACTGCCCCGCGAGCGGACCCTTCGATCCCAACAACCGCACGCTGTTCCTCGGACGCGCCCTGCGGACGGACCGCGCGCCGATCGAGGATGCCATCTGGGGCGTGCGCCTCAACACGCCCGAGGGCTGGGTCGAGGTCGCCAAAGACGGACGCACCGGCAGCAACGGCCTGATGCCCTACTGCACCGGCTTGCGGCGCGGTGCTGAGCTCGAGGTCACGGTGCGAACCCCGGAGGGGCTGGTCGACGTGCAGCGACGGCGGCTCACCGAGCCGGCGACCATCGTGCCGTTCGTGTTCCCGATGCCCTGA